In Halarcobacter bivalviorum, a genomic segment contains:
- a CDS encoding DUF485 domain-containing protein, whose product MNDQLVAKIKANPNYQELVEKRSSIAVKLAIFVLVLFYAFILTIAFEPSLLGIRTGDGVMTIAFPIAAAIIIISFLTTLVYVKKANGEFEELIEKVREDVKDEL is encoded by the coding sequence ATGAATGATCAATTAGTAGCGAAAATTAAAGCTAATCCTAATTACCAAGAATTAGTAGAAAAAAGATCTAGTATAGCAGTTAAACTTGCTATCTTTGTACTTGTACTGTTTTATGCATTTATTCTTACTATTGCATTTGAACCATCACTTTTAGGAATTAGAACTGGAGATGGAGTTATGACAATTGCTTTCCCTATTGCGGCAGCAATTATTATCATCAGTTTCTTAACTACACTTGTTTATGTAAAAAAAGCAAATGGTGAATTTGAGGAATTAATCGAAAAAGTTAGAGAAGATGTAAAGGATGAATTATAA
- a CDS encoding cation acetate symporter, producing the protein MFRVLALLSIFAVALFAAGDATFEASKSELNIAAIIMFFIFVGGTLGITYWAAKKTKSASDFYTAGGGISGFQNGMAIAGDYMSAASFLGISGLVYLSGYDGLIYAVGFLVGWPVILFLLAEKLRNLGKFTFTDIAAYRLGQKEIRTLAAFGSLAVVTLYLIAQMVGSGKLIQVLFGLEYEYAVLLVGVMMIIYVTFGGMLATTWVQIIKAILLLSGVSFMGFMVLSHFGFSFEALATKAVETHEKGQAIMEPGGFISDPISAISLGLALMLGTAGLPHVLMRFFTVGNAKEARKSVVYATGFIGYFYLVIAVIGLGAIVFLNSPEGQAYFVDGKLFGGNNMAAIHLSHIVGGNIFLGFISAVAFATILAVVAGLTLAGASAISHDLYASVINPNATEEQEIRVSKIAVIIIGIIGVVLGIAFEQQNIAFMVGLAFAIAASANFPILFLSIYWRKLTTRGAFLGGIVGLATAVILVVVGPIVWVDILGNKEALFPYKHPALFSVTAAFVAIWFFSVTDKSQRAKDEEKAFEAQNIRAETGFGAAGAVDH; encoded by the coding sequence ATGTTTAGAGTATTAGCACTTTTATCAATCTTTGCCGTTGCACTATTTGCAGCAGGTGATGCTACTTTTGAAGCATCAAAAAGTGAACTTAATATTGCAGCTATTATTATGTTCTTTATTTTTGTTGGTGGTACATTAGGTATTACTTATTGGGCAGCTAAAAAAACAAAATCTGCAAGTGATTTCTATACTGCAGGTGGAGGAATTTCAGGATTCCAAAATGGTATGGCAATTGCTGGAGATTATATGTCAGCAGCATCATTCCTTGGTATTTCAGGACTTGTATACTTAAGTGGATATGATGGATTAATTTATGCTGTTGGATTCTTAGTTGGGTGGCCTGTAATTTTATTCTTACTTGCTGAAAAATTAAGAAATTTAGGTAAATTTACTTTTACAGATATTGCTGCTTATAGACTTGGGCAAAAAGAGATTAGAACTCTTGCTGCATTTGGTTCATTAGCTGTTGTAACTTTATATTTAATTGCACAAATGGTTGGTTCAGGTAAACTGATTCAAGTATTATTTGGTTTAGAGTATGAATATGCAGTACTACTTGTTGGTGTAATGATGATTATTTATGTAACTTTTGGTGGTATGCTTGCAACTACTTGGGTACAAATTATCAAAGCTATTTTACTACTTTCTGGGGTTTCATTTATGGGATTCATGGTATTAAGCCATTTTGGATTCTCTTTTGAAGCATTAGCAACAAAAGCAGTTGAAACACATGAAAAAGGTCAAGCAATTATGGAGCCAGGTGGATTTATTTCTGATCCTATTTCTGCTATTTCTCTTGGTCTTGCTTTAATGCTTGGTACAGCAGGACTTCCTCACGTTCTTATGAGATTCTTTACTGTGGGAAATGCAAAAGAAGCTAGAAAATCTGTTGTTTATGCAACTGGATTTATTGGGTACTTCTATTTAGTTATTGCAGTAATTGGTCTTGGAGCAATTGTTTTCTTAAACTCTCCAGAAGGGCAAGCTTACTTTGTAGATGGTAAACTATTTGGTGGAAATAATATGGCTGCAATTCACTTATCACATATTGTAGGTGGAAATATTTTCCTAGGATTTATTTCAGCTGTTGCATTTGCTACAATTTTAGCAGTTGTTGCTGGATTAACACTTGCTGGGGCATCTGCAATTTCTCATGACCTTTATGCATCTGTTATTAATCCTAATGCTACTGAAGAGCAAGAGATTAGAGTTTCAAAAATTGCTGTAATTATTATTGGTATTATAGGTGTTGTACTAGGTATTGCGTTTGAACAACAAAATATTGCATTTATGGTTGGTCTTGCATTTGCTATTGCAGCTTCTGCTAACTTCCCAATTCTATTCTTATCAATTTACTGGAGAAAATTAACAACTAGAGGTGCTTTCTTAGGTGGTATTGTTGGTTTAGCTACTGCTGTTATTTTAGTTGTTGTTGGTCCAATTGTTTGGGTTGATATCTTAGGAAATAAAGAGGCATTATTCCCTTATAAACACCCTGCACTATTCTCTGTTACTGCTGCATTTGTTGCTATTTGGTTCTTCTCAGTTACTGATAAATCTCAAAGAGCAAAAGATGAAGAAAAAGCTTTTGAAGCTCAAAATATTAGAGCTGAAACTGGTTTTGGAGCTGCAGGAGCAGTTGATCACTAA